The Oncorhynchus mykiss isolate Arlee chromosome Y, USDA_OmykA_1.1, whole genome shotgun sequence genomic sequence aacaaaataatgctTGTACTTTTCTCAGGTGGAACAACCCATTAGGCTTTGTAGTGTTGTTCATAAGAGTTCTGTTCTGTGTCTGTTATAGCCACACAGAAATgcaggctatttcagccataacAGACATAGAACATAAATTTCACATACTTCAAGCTTAAAAATCTTGTGAAATTGTGGACATACTTAGGTTTATGAGTGCCTTCTGCTGGTCTGTAACCTCTCTAAACAGAGTAGGCTTGTATTTGGCGTAGCAAGGCTGTTAATTGTCCAGCACGCTTTTGTAGGCTATATGAAATTCTCTGACCATATAGCTGTGTTCTTGACACTGGGCATGGAGTTAGCAGTTTGTGTGTGCTGTCAGCCCACAGGTCTGGCCGAAGGCAGATTGTGTAAAGGGGAGTccatggaggagaggatggaatcACCTGGGGAccgagaggaggaaggaggtgaGCTCATCTTTAAAGCCATTACAGCTAAACATGGTAAGGTTTACTCCTAGTCTTCGTCTCTTGAGCTAACCTAACATAAGACCATACTGTGAGACTGACTGATATCTACCTTTCCAGACACATTGAGAAACGAGGAGGTAGCTTCCAGACTGGTATCCTCCCCCGGAGCAGAGGCGGAGCTAAACGGAACCTATGAGATTGCAGAGGTGGGGAACGGACACCAGTGCCCCACCCCCCTGGTCTCCCTGGGCAACAAGTCTCAGGTGGTCACAGAGAATGGGATGTTGGAGACCGACCCACCTCACGGTTCCGTCACTGGGAGTAATGGATACATCCTCagcaagcagcagcagcaggagggggGGTCTACAACGGGGACAGGCTTGGTGGCTGCCCCACACAGGACTAGCTGGTTGCCCTCCGGCACCACAATGGTGggacacaccaccacaaccttcCTGTCCTCCGCAGCAGGGCATGCCCACAGTCCTGGTGCACTAAGAACTGACAACCACCAGGCCGGCTCCCCGTCGGGACAGGGGGACTCAGACACAGAGACTAAAAATGGCACGTCCCCTAGCGACTCCCCCGCCCCCTCTCCGCTGTCCATCGCCATACACCGAGCACGCAAGACCATGTCCAGGCCAGCGTCCAACCAGACACTAAAGGTAGCTAGTATTAGCCTAGTAAAGAGAGAGTCGATGAATGGTTCAGGTATTTCCGTGAGACACATGAGTGAAATTCTATTAAAATATGAAGCATAGCCGCCTTTTGATTCACTAATATTTTCTTTATCGCCGTAGCTTCTAAACAGGGCATTAACAGAACCAAACGGTGCAGACGAGGAGAGTCTGAATggaccagaggaggagaagacatcCACCTCCCAGAACCAGCTACCTCAGAGCCAAAACGACTTGCCGGCTGCAGCCACAGCCAAGTCCCAGACAGGTCAGTGAGACAGCACTGGGGCCTACAGTACATGGGAGAGGGTACAAGGCGAacatcacacacaacaacaatgTAATGGCAGTACTTTGCTTACTGGAGGCTATCTACTTATTTCAAGGCTGCAAACGCCAGAGGAGTATGAATAAAATCTGTGTGTACTGCGACGTAGCTTAAGAGGTTCATGGCTTCTTGAGGCTCAGTTGGTTGCTCTTTTCCAGCAGCATCGGCATCGAGGAAGAAGAAAAGGAAGATGGGAACGTACAGTCTGGTCCCCAAGAAGAAAACCAAAGTGCTGAGGCAGCTGACAGTGGTGGAGATGTTTAGTCAACTTCACCAATCAACTCAAAGCACACAGGTTTCATCTCTCCTCCATAGACTATCTTAACTGTTTTAGAATTTAATGGAAATTGGGAGAAAATGTATTAGAATTTGGATATTTGgctgtcagcatcatgttgtaatATTTCTCTGCTCCCCCTCCCAGCCTAAAGAGGTAGCACACGTCAACGGGGAAAGGATGGAGAATGAGTCAGAGGAGGAAGATTTGGAAGATggagaggaatgggaggaggaggaggagcagggtgGAGAGGAAGGTGTCCCCACGGGCCAGGAGAAGAGTCGAACATCATGCCTTGCCCTTCAGGTTGAAATCTTAGTTGGTCTGTCTGCACCCCAGTTGAGAACCTTGATAAAATGATGCTTCTATTACATTCATAGATATCACAGGTTTAGAACTACACGTTAAGGTAGGAAATGCAAatcattttttttgcaaatggcCAAACCTCTTTGACATTGTGTGATACTTGTCGGTTCAGGGAGAGGAGCCGGACTCTGAGGAATCAgctgaagaggaagaagaggagaacgAGTCTGACTTGGTAAGATTACACAACTCTTTTCCCTTCTTTGAGTCCTTTGATTAGAACAACATAAGTGAGTGTTTTTGTGAACCCAAACGTTATCAAAGCACAGTCTTGTCCTCAGTCATGTTGTTCCGCCATCAGACTGAGGAGGGTTACATTGATTGACATTGGAGAGAATACATCTCTCAAATGATCTGCTTTACACACAGAGCTCGGAATCCAGCGTGAAGAAGAGATTGAAAAAGAAAGTAAAGGGAGACAGCGCCTGGCTCCGGCCATCCAGGAAACGGAAAAGGAAGCCTAAGCCCAAGATTGAGGGACTCCCTGGTACAGTAACCCACCGCTCTGCCTTATGAGGAACATTATGGAAACATCTGAAGAGATCTCCTACCTTTTGACATTCTGCTCCCTGTGCTAGCTAACTCTACATCCCTTTCCAGGCACAGGAccccagccccaggaccaggcAGGCCTCAATAAGGAGTACACAGAGGTTCCCCTCCACTTACTCAACCTCAAAGCCCAGGAGAAGCTGCTCTCCTCACTGCACACAGGTGAGTGAGGCCACAGAGGAGTAGGTGATGTGGAAATAAGAAGAAATGGGGGTAGTTGTGTACTGAACTGCCTGTTGGTAAGATAATTCCTCTCAGAGATTTTCCCATCCATAGACTACCTTTTAATTTTTCTGAAGACTCTAAAATGGTCTTGGTTTTATGAGGCAAGGCCTCTGTCCTCCCTGACAGGTTCAGATGAGAGCAGCACTGAGCGCCCCCTGGTGGTCTGTCATAGAAATATAAAATCTGATAATCAAGAGTCTAGAACTATACCACTATTGTAGCTCTGGCAGTCTGTATCTTTATAAATTAATCTCTATAAACTCTTGGAAAGAGCATTAAACCCGTGTCTAGTAAGGGTCATATTGACATCTGTCAGATGAGCTGAGTGGATGGTCCTCTGTGCAGGAGTTTCTGGGGCTATGGGAAGTGTGGAGCCAGATATGGTGCAGGAGCTGCCCCTCTGCAGCTGTCGCATGGAGACGCCCAAGAGTCGGGAGATCCTCACGCTGGCCGACAGGAAGTGCATGGCCACGGAGAGCGTTGACCGACAGGTGAGCCTTGATGCTAGGCCTCATCATATTTTTGCACGTATCCCATTCCCTATGTCCACTTATCATATTCTCTCCCTATGTCTTTGGCTTCGTCCTGATTATCCACCCCTTTCTCCCTTTTCAACCTTTGTTTCTCACTCATACGTACCTCTTGCCTTCTCCTCACAGCTGAGCCGGTGTCAGAGTGCGGTTCTAAAGCATGAGATGATGCGTCCCTCAAATTCTGTGCAGCTGCTGGTGCTGTGTGAGGACCACCGGGCCGGCATGGTCAAGCACCAGTGCTGCCCCGGCTGTGGCTTCTTCTGCAGAGCCGTGAGTACTGGGACCTCCCTGGAGTGGGAATGGGCAAACACTGCATCTATTTCTGAGTGGAAAGGGTCTTCTAGTAAGCCAGGAAAAGCTCTTGGTCCTAATTATTAGCGGTTAGGGGTAAAAAAAACCTGGCCCTACTTATAACACTGAACTAGCCAAGGCCTTTATATATTCTGTGATTATGGCCTTCGAAAACGTTAAAACAGTGGGATTCTTCAATGGCGGACACACTGACCTGGCTGTGTATGTTTGGGTTGTAGGGTACGTTCATGGAGTGCCAACCGGACATCAACATCTCCCACCGTTTCCACCAGGCCTGTGCCTCAGTACTGAAGGGCCAGACCTTCTGTCCACACTGTGGAGAGGAGGCCAGCAAGGCCAAGGAGGTAACCATCGCCAAGGCCGACACAACCTCCACCGTGCCTGCCACACGTGCTGCACATGACCCTGCCACGCCCAGGACCGCGGAGGGCAGGGCAGACACCACAACTGGAGGGTAGGTTCACAGCACTGGTGGGAATAATGGGTTGGGGGGGGCTTCCATTACATTCAATAGCAGGTAAAGAAAGGAGCCGAATCTCACGTTTTTATCAATACATCGTTTTGTATTCCTGTATTCCTTTCAGTCTGGAAAGATGACACTGGTATTTTCAACAGTATCACTCTTCTGTTGTAGTAATCAGGCATTTGTCACCcttctgtgtgtgttccagtccattctgtctctctgtgggaGGTGATCTGGGTGGCCAAGCAGacagctctctctccatcccacccGAGCACACACTGGACACCTCCTCCTTCCCTGGGGGCTCCAGAACCGGAGTTCTGCCTCCTGCTTTGGGCATGGGGATCAGCATAGGAGTGGGCGCCGCCCCTAAAGAGACCTTAGAGAGCATCCTACTGGCACTGGACACAGAGAAGTAAGACATTCTACCAAGACTCAGAGTTTGAGAGGTTAAAAAGTGCTGCTCTACTATGCAACTGTTTGATTGTCCTGATTAGTATTTCACTCTCTCACTACCACCCCGTCACCAGTCTCCTCTCACACTCTTAACCACTTTAAGTGTTACTAACAAGGTTTtgatccaacctttttatgcgagtaGTCGATGCCAGATAAAAAATGGCACGACCCACCTGATGGAAAGGCACATTTGTCAGTGAACTtcccaaatgtcgacaaaacaaatgacgctagacaaggtgggaacGTTTTGTCTTAGAAAAAATAATTATGCGAAAAATAGTGGGGGAAGACTtcaagcttgttgagagaatgccaagctgtcatgaaggcaaatggtggccactttgtagaatctcaaatgtaacatatattttgatttgtttaacacttttttggttactacatgattccacatctgctatttcatagttttgatgtcttcactattattctacaatgtagaaaatagtaaaaagaaagaaaaaaacagaagTCCAAACTTTTTGCTGGTACTGTTAGTATTCAAATccattgctatgagactcgaaattgaggtccgatgcatcctgtttccattgatcatccttgagtccgcctgtggtaaattcatttgattggacatgatttggaaaggcacacacctgtctatataaggtcccacagttgacagtgcatgtcagaggagcaaaaaccaagccgtgaggttgaaggaattgtccgtagagctccaggattgtgtcgaggcacagatccggggaagagtaccaaaaacatttctgcagcattgaaggtccccaagaacacagtggcttccatcaatcttaaatggaagaagtttggaaccaccaagactcttcctagagctggccgcccgggcaaactgagcaatcgactctgtcacactgacagagctccagagtttctctgcggagatgggagaaccttccagaaggataaccatctctgcagcactccaccaatcaggcttttatggtagagtggccagatggaagccactcctaagtaaaatccacatgacagcctgcttgcagtttgccaaatggcacctaaaggacacagcatgagaaacaaggttctctggcCTAATGAAAacaattatttggcctgaatgctaaatGTCACatctggagtaaacctggcaccatccctatggtgaagcagagtggtggcagcatcatgctgtggggatgtttgtcagcggcaaggactgggagactagtcgggatcgagggaaagatgaacggagcaaagtacagagagatccttgatggaaagcTGCTCCACCgcgctcatgacctcagactggggcgaagattcaccttccaacaggacaaagagcccagacttgaacccgatttaacatctctggagagacctaaaaacagctgtgcagtgacgctccccatccaacctgaccgagcttgagaggatctgcagagaagaattggataaactctcaaatacaggtgtgccaagcttgtagcttcatacccaagaagactcgaggctgtaatcgctgccaaaggtgcttcaacaaagtacacaCTCAacaaaatacttatgtaaatgtaatatttcagtttttcattatggggtattgtgtctttgtgtagattgatgaggagggggaaaaaacaaagcAATTTTAGGACAAGGCTgtaaagtggaaaaagtcaaggggtctgaatactttctgacggcACTGTAAGAGAACGTTGAGGGTTCCTCAGCTACCTTCCTGTGTGACATGTTCATGCACATGTTAAATTATTTCTGTTTTCTATCAATATTTtcctgttgttattgtgaaggtgtatTCCTGTGGACTGACTTCTTCCATGTGTCCTGCATCAGGCCCAAGAAGCTGCGGTTTCACCCCAAGCAGCTGTTTATCTCTGCTAAACAGGGGGAAATACAGAAGGTCTTGCTCATGTTGGGTGAGGGAGATGTGTTTTTTTAAAACTAAGATATTAAACAATGAACAAACGTCATTATCTGGTCAGGTTTCTGTGAATAACAAATGTCCCTCTGTATCCCTGTCCACCAGTGGATGGGGTAGACCCTAACTTTAAGATGGAGAGCCAGAGCAGACGCACCCCCCTCCATGTAGCATCTGAGGCAGGCCACCAGGAGATCTGTCACCTGCTGGTTCAGGTGAGGCTTGGCTATGGTTCCCACTGGGAGTGGATGAGGGAAGGGGTAGACGCTGCATTACACGGACATGCATCGAGACCAAGCTTTCCAGCATGGGTTCCACGGCAACGGTTGACTCGCCAGGTTATTACGTTGCACACGTGTTGACGTCTTTATAGTGGATCATTTTAATCGGACAGTCCTCAACATCTTATCATGGATCAATTTCGACAGCATTGAGTGGATCAGAGTAGATTGATCTCGTTGTTTtggtctgtccctccctccctaccagtCTGGTGCTAACCTGGACATCTGCGATGAGGACCAGCGCACGCCCCTGATGGAGGCCTGTGAGAACAACCACCTGGAGGCGGTCTGCTACCTACTGAGGGCAGGAGCCATCGCCAGCCACAAGGTGGGTTCATACACCCTCTCTAACACCACAACGACACGCATACCTCATTCTCCCAGGAGACTTCATTAGTCTATATTTCCATGGGGGCAGTGGCTGTCATGGTGCTGTATGTAACTCAAGTGCCATTCTTGTCTTAGGCTTTGGTAATAGTGTTTTGATAGCATGCAAGCCCTGTTAGTAGGCTATGCTGAGGGTTGTGTTGTATTACAGTGGTATGAATCTTATGACGGCAGCAATGTGTGTTGGACTCCCTTCTGTTCTCCAGGATGTGGAGGGGTTCACTTGTCTCCACCTAGCTGCTAAGATTGGCCATTATAACATCGTGGAGCATCTCCTCTCCACAGGACTCATAGACATCAACTGTCAGGTGAGTTCTGCTTTTTTCAGTCATAAACCAGTGAAACacaaacttggtgagcatagctgTAATTCTGCACAATGTTTAGTCCCTCAAGATGATTATAGCTTAGCATGGCTTGTGTTGGTTGTACCACTGAAGTCAATCAGAACCAGGAGTGCTTTCATATTAATTCAGTTCTTGTTTTGCTCTGGCCCGTGTTTGTGTTGTGCTCTCACTAGTAGCCTTTCCGTAGGGGCCTGACTCTCCTCTCGGTGGGCGTGCTGCTCCCATCCGCTCCACATGGGCTCCTAATGGTTTCCTCTTACATTGCAGCTGCTGTGGAAGGATCCGTTCTTTCTCAGCATGCATTAGTTAGGATTACAACCCCATTGGCTACCCTGCCGACGTGAAAGCCAATTTGTTTGTGTAAAGCTACTGAGCCAGTTGTCGTTGACCTCCTATTCTGGCCATCTCTGAAACAGACGTTTCTCTGCCTCAAAAATGTATCTGATCTCAGGGATGTGTGGCAGGGATGCTCCAGCATTTCAAAAGGAGAGGTCCTTTTGTGTGCCACCATCAAGGGCACTCTGAGGCCATATGATTGTGGTACTGCAGAGTTTAAAAACCTGAGTATGGTATTTGATGTCTCTATTTGAAGTGCTTGACCTTGCTGCAGGTATTGATCCATTATGGCAGGAACGATGTCATGGCAGTCTTTGTCCTTGTGGTAATACATCCTCCTCAACCTCTTATAATATCTCTTGGAGAAGGTTAGTGACACCGCTCGTTGTTATATCCAGGACATTGAAGCAATCACATGCTGTAAGGGCCCGTTGTTAAAGCTGTGATGTGTTACTCTCTCTAGGACGATGGCGGTTGGACGGCTATGATTTGGGCAACAGAGTATAAGCACCTAGAGCAGGTGAAGATGCTGCTCAATAAAGGGGCTGACATCAACATTAGGGACAAGGTCAGTAACTAGGGTTAACTGGGAGTCTTCATGACCTCCCACAAGCCAAATTATTTTTGTTTAATTTACTTTGCTCTAtcttgattattatttttttgtatgaCTTTGTCGTGAATTTGCTAACTGTTGTCTGTTTGTAGGAGGAGAACATCTGTCTCCACTGGGCGGCCTTCTCTGGCAGTGTGGAGATTGCTGAGCTCCTCCTAGAGTCCAAGTGTGACCTCCATGCTGTCAACATCCACGGAGACTCCCCCCTGCACATCGCTGCACGGGAGAACAGGCTCGAATGTGTCACGTGAGTGGAGGTTGAGGGGAAATGACTGGTGATTCGGCAATAAGTAATAGAATCTCCATCTACAGCACTGCTGTGGCTGTAGCCTCCACTATTATAACCGAGGCTGTAGCCACATCAGGACTATTCCATCTAGTGCAGTTAAGTGATGGTGTTGAAGGCTATGATCTGTGGCCCCTCAGGCTCTTTCTGTCTCGCGGGGCTGATGTCAACCTGAAGAACCGTGAGGGGGAGACGCCGCCAGACTGCTGCAGCCACAGTTCCAGGGTGTGGCTCACCCTGCAGACTAACAGGAGGGTGAAGGAGGCCAGGAGCAGCACCCAGGGGGAGAAGGTCCTTAACAGGTAGAATTCCTCGATCGCCGTCTCTCAAACGTTCATGCATTTCTTTCACACGTTTACCTTTCTGATGCTCTGTCTCTGATCCACGCATGGTACCCTTTTCTACCCTTTCCTCTACTTGTGGCTACCTCTTTTTGACCGATTGTCAAGTATAATATAATATCCACTGGGACCTTTTTGCTGACCAGTACATCTTTCACCACAGAGACATAGCCCGGGGGTATGAGGGAGTTCCAGTCCCCTGTGTCAACTCAGTGGACAGTGAGCCCTGTCCGGATAACTACAAATATGTCCCAGACAACTGTGTCACCTCCCCCATGAACATAGACAAGAACATCACACACTTACAGGTGGGTCATGTGACTGGGTAGACCAGGGGTCTCCAGCAACTCGCAGCCCACATATGAGTAGCTcaccaaacaattctgaaagtacatgcaaTTTTCCACGGTTTCCACAGCAAACTGTCATAAACAAATATCAACACCACAAGCTCCCAGCTACTATGATATGCAACGcaacattgacattatcccaTCCCTAGTTAGgtttggctttttaagccaatagtggctAACACAATGTCTGCCTATTTAATTTCCAGCACtattgcctgtctgtctgtgtgatgcaCGTGTTTGTCTATCACTCTGTGTGTAGCAAGTTGATGTGTTAACCGTCTTGTGGGTCGACAGAAATACTTTCcacaaaaccttctcaattaaatgttaactgcaaagtaggcttacctgTCAAACGTATATCATTTGTAAACTTTGCCATGAAATGAGTACAGCACCATCGCTAGATCGGCACATTCCTCACTAGGGCCAAATGCACAATTAAAGGGGAATTGCACTCAATGTGTTTTCATCTAAAATAAATGACcttctgatgtgatttaagcattgacaTGAACTCAACATCCAattttgttgtttctctatgaaCAATTGTAATTTTAAGAATGGAAAAACTAAAGCATTAAACCAGAAAAAATacattataaatataaaacaatttAGGGGAACAAAATCTgattttaaccattattttaccaggtatattgacagaaaactCTTGTACACTAAGGCCCTGGTGAAGAGttgcagaggagaagagaagaatgtgCATGTTTGAAAGCTAGGGAAAAAATCGTAGCGCTCGACATGcttcattttttaaaaagtaGCTCTCATTCTAGAAATGGTTGGCGACTCCTAGAATAGACCATCCTAGAGTTGATCATACTTGATGACCTGAAAGATGAAGTTACCATCTTTCTCTCTGCGATccacagtactgtgtgtgtaaAGACGACTGCTCCTCAAGCAGCTGCATGTGTGGCCAGCTTAGCCTGCGCTGTTGGTATGACAAGGTAAGACCCAACACTTCAGTATCACTATTGTTGACAAAGTGCTGGTCTCCTATGATCGTCATGTCTGTTCCATGACCTTTCTCAGGATGGTCGTCTGCTCCCGGAGTTCTGTCGTGAGGAACCGCCCCTCATCTTCGAGTGTAACCACGCCTGCTCCTGCTGGAGAACCTGCAAGAACCGCGTGGTGCAGAACGGACTGAGGTACCTCCAATTTCCTGTCTCTACATTCAACCATATTTTTACAACCAAGCCAACACTCCTATTGATGATAACATCTAGATCAGGAAAAATGTTTTTCAGTCAAACCGCAACCACTCATTTGGAAGTTGTAATGCATCTGACATCCCAAAATGCATGTCGGGATAATGTGTTTATCGAGTTGAATGTGCTGTTAGTACATCCATACTGATAGAGTTTTTATTTTCAGGGTCCGGCTCCAGCTGTTCCGGACCAGTCGTATGGGCTGGGGGGTGCGGACACTGCAGGAAATTCCCCAGGGAACCTTTGTGTGCGAGTGAGTCCTAGACATACCCCCTTTCACAATGCGTAGTTTTACCGCACCTTCAAGCTCTTAGATGATTTCCCATTCAATGTCATCTGTGCGTGGTGCTGAATTGCTATTTGTGGGGTTGATGGGTCCCTGACCTCATTTCCTGTCCACAGGTATGTGGGGGAGATCATCTCTGACGCAGAGGCAGATGTCAGGGAAAACGACTCCTACCTGTTCAACCTAGACAGCAAGGTAGGGATCAGTGCTCATGAATGTCATTAAATCTTGCTGGCTAACTTTAGGACAAATCCAAAATGTAACTAGGTATCTCAACTTGGACCACTGTAATTGCAGTGGGATCTGCTGTGCTTTGCAGGCAGATTTCAATCTGTTACCCAGTGATAAATTAATTGTATTCTTGTCTCTTGAGGCCTTTCCTGGACTTGTTTCTAAAACACTCTGCTATTCTACGATTATTGTCTTACTTTGTGCtattcaaatctaattttattagtcacacgtgccaaatacaacagatgtagaccttacagtgaaatgcttacttatgagcccctaaccaacagtgcagttttaaaaacaatatggataagaataagagctaaaagtaacaagtaatttaagagcagcagtaaaaaataatgtatacaggggggtgcaagtacagagtccatgtacaccagttagttgaggtagtatgttcatgtacagtgccttgcgaaagtatttggcccccttgaactttgtgaccttttgccacatttcaggcttcaaacataaagatataaaactatttttttgtgaaaaatcaacaacgagtgggacacaatcatgaagtggaacgacatttattggatatttcaaacttttttaacaaatcaaaaactgaaaaattgggcgtgcaaaattattcagcccctttactttcagtgcagcaaactctctccagaagttcagtgaggatctctgaatgatccaatgttgacctaaatgactaatgatgataaatacaatccacctgtgtgtaatcaagtctccgtataaatgcacctgcactgtgatagtctcagaggtccgttaaaagcgcagagagcatcatgaagaacaaggaacacaccaggcaggtcctttttggcaacaatgcaaaacgttatgtttggcgtaaaagcaacacagctcatcaccctgaacacaccatccccactgtcaaacatggtggtggcagcatcatggtttgggcctgcttttcttcagcagggacagggaagatggttaaaattgatgggaagatggatggagccaaatacaggaccattctggaagaaaacctgatggagtctgcaaaagacctgagactgggacggagatttgtcttccaacaagacaatgatccaaaacataaagcaaaatctacaatggaatggttcaaaaataaacatatccaggtgttagaatggccaagtcaaagtccagacctgaatccaatcgagaatctgtggaaagaactgaaaactgctgttcacaaatgctctccttccaacctcactgagctcgagctgttttgcaaggaggaatgggaaaaaaattcagtctctcgatgtgcaaaactgatagagacacaccccaagcgacttacagctgtaatcgcagcaaaaggtggcgctacaaagtattaacttaagggggctgaataattttgcacgcccaatttttcagtttttgatttgttaaaaaagtttgaaatatccaataaatgtcgttccacttcatgattgtgtcccacttgttgttgattcttcacaaaaaaatacagttttatatctttatgttgaagcctgaaatgtggcaaaaggtcgcaaagttcaagggggccgaatactttcgcaaggcactgtaggtagagttaattaaaagtgactaggcatagatgacaacagagagtggcagtggtgtggagcgGGGAATGCAAAAtgtttgggtagccatttgactagatgttcatgagtcttatggcttgggggtagaagctgtttagaagcctcttggacctagatttggccctccggtaccgcttgccgtgtggtagcagagagaacagtctgagtagggtggctggagtctttgacaatttttagggccttcctctgacaccgcctgctatagaggtcctggatggcagaaagcttggcc encodes the following:
- the ehmt1b gene encoding histone-lysine N-methyltransferase EHMT1 isoform X4 — encoded protein: MASARLLEGTASLLLTKPTGLAEGRLCKGESMEERMESPGDREEEGGELIFKAITAKHDTLRNEEVASRLVSSPGAEAELNGTYEIAEVGNGHQCPTPLVSLGNKSQVVTENGMLETDPPHGSVTGSNGYILSKQQQQEGGSTTGTGLVAAPHRTSWLPSGTTMVGHTTTTFLSSAAGHAHSPGALRTDNHQAGSPSGQGDSDTETKNGTSPSDSPAPSPLSIAIHRARKTMSRPASNQTLKLLNRALTEPNGADEESLNGPEEEKTSTSQNQLPQSQNDLPAAATAKSQTAASASRKKKRKMGTYSLVPKKKTKVLRQLTVVEMFSQLHQSTQSTQPKEVAHVNGERMENESEEEDLEDGEEWEEEEEQGGEEGVPTGQEKSRTSCLALQGEEPDSEESAEEEEEENESDLSSESSVKKRLKKKVKGDSAWLRPSRKRKRKPKPKIEGLPGTGPQPQDQAGLNKEYTEVPLHLLNLKAQEKLLSSLHTGVSGAMGSVEPDMVQELPLCSCRMETPKSREILTLADRKCMATESVDRQLSRCQSAVLKHEMMRPSNSVQLLVLCEDHRAGMVKHQCCPGCGFFCRAGTFMECQPDINISHRFHQACASVLKGQTFCPHCGEEASKAKEVTIAKADTTSTVPATRAAHDPATPRTAEGRADTTTGGPFCLSVGGDLGGQADSSLSIPPEHTLDTSSFPGGSRTGVLPPALGMGISIGVGAAPKETLESILLALDTEKPKKLRFHPKQLFISAKQGEIQKVLLMLVDGVDPNFKMESQSRRTPLHVASEAGHQEICHLLVQSGANLDICDEDQRTPLMEACENNHLEAVCYLLRAGAIASHKDVEGFTCLHLAAKIGHYNIVEHLLSTGLIDINCQDDGGWTAMIWATEYKHLEQVKMLLNKGADINIRDKEENICLHWAAFSGSVEIAELLLESKCDLHAVNIHGDSPLHIAARENRLECVTLFLSRGADVNLKNREGETPPDCCSHSSRVWLTLQTNRRVKEARSSTQGEKVLNRDIARGYEGVPVPCVNSVDSEPCPDNYKYVPDNCVTSPMNIDKNITHLQYCVCKDDCSSSSCMCGQLSLRCWYDKDGRLLPEFCREEPPLIFECNHACSCWRTCKNRVVQNGLRVRLQLFRTSRMGWGVRTLQEIPQGTFVCEYVGEIISDAEADVRENDSYLFNLDSKEGDVYCIDARFYGNISRFINHMCEPNLFPCRVFTAHQDLRFPHIAFFACETIKAGEELGFDYGDHFWDIKGKHFSCECGSPKCKYSAAVIALRQADSSPQEEQHSTLPDTSSYTPS
- the ehmt1b gene encoding histone-lysine N-methyltransferase EHMT1 isoform X3, with protein sequence MTNELNVCMPGGKGEEEQSVGDSRSSQAPTLSPSPPLSSMEAIRRKQPTGLAEGRLCKGESMEERMESPGDREEEGDTLRNEEVASRLVSSPGAEAELNGTYEIAEVGNGHQCPTPLVSLGNKSQVVTENGMLETDPPHGSVTGSNGYILSKQQQQEGGSTTGTGLVAAPHRTSWLPSGTTMVGHTTTTFLSSAAGHAHSPGALRTDNHQAGSPSGQGDSDTETKNGTSPSDSPAPSPLSIAIHRARKTMSRPASNQTLKLLNRALTEPNGADEESLNGPEEEKTSTSQNQLPQSQNDLPAAATAKSQTAASASRKKKRKMGTYSLVPKKKTKVLRQLTVVEMFSQLHQSTQSTQPKEVAHVNGERMENESEEEDLEDGEEWEEEEEQGGEEGVPTGQEKSRTSCLALQGEEPDSEESAEEEEEENESDLSSESSVKKRLKKKVKGDSAWLRPSRKRKRKPKPKIEGLPGTGPQPQDQAGLNKEYTEVPLHLLNLKAQEKLLSSLHTGVSGAMGSVEPDMVQELPLCSCRMETPKSREILTLADRKCMATESVDRQLSRCQSAVLKHEMMRPSNSVQLLVLCEDHRAGMVKHQCCPGCGFFCRAGTFMECQPDINISHRFHQACASVLKGQTFCPHCGEEASKAKEVTIAKADTTSTVPATRAAHDPATPRTAEGRADTTTGGPFCLSVGGDLGGQADSSLSIPPEHTLDTSSFPGGSRTGVLPPALGMGISIGVGAAPKETLESILLALDTEKPKKLRFHPKQLFISAKQGEIQKVLLMLVDGVDPNFKMESQSRRTPLHVASEAGHQEICHLLVQSGANLDICDEDQRTPLMEACENNHLEAVCYLLRAGAIASHKDVEGFTCLHLAAKIGHYNIVEHLLSTGLIDINCQDDGGWTAMIWATEYKHLEQVKMLLNKGADINIRDKEENICLHWAAFSGSVEIAELLLESKCDLHAVNIHGDSPLHIAARENRLECVTLFLSRGADVNLKNREGETPPDCCSHSSRVWLTLQTNRRVKEARSSTQGEKVLNRDIARGYEGVPVPCVNSVDSEPCPDNYKYVPDNCVTSPMNIDKNITHLQYCVCKDDCSSSSCMCGQLSLRCWYDKDGRLLPEFCREEPPLIFECNHACSCWRTCKNRVVQNGLRVRLQLFRTSRMGWGVRTLQEIPQGTFVCEYVGEIISDAEADVRENDSYLFNLDSKEGDVYCIDARFYGNISRFINHMCEPNLFPCRVFTAHQDLRFPHIAFFACETIKAGEELGFDYGDHFWDIKGKHFSCECGSPKCKYSAAVIALRQADSSPQEEQHSTLPDTSSYTPS